ATTTTCCGAAGCGGGAAAGAAAGCCTGCGGAATTGGCCGACATTATGTTGGACTGGCAAAAAAAATACGACTGGGATATTATGAAAATCCATCCCTCGGCGGTTTTTATGCAGGAAGTATGGGGTGACGTTTTCGACTACGAAAATTACGTGCAGGAAATATTTCCTAAAAAAATCGCAAGAGCGACGAGCTTCGACGATCTGTCCGTTTTCGATAAAAAAGACATGAGCAATCAAACGCTTAAAGACCATGTCGAAGCCGCAAGGCTCATTAAAGAAAAGTCGGAAGAAGATATTCCGACCGTGCATACGCTGTTTACGCCGCTGACGGTCGTAACGAATGTGTTCGAATGTCCCTTCGTTCGGCGTCATTTTCCCGCCGACAGAAAAGATAATAAAATTTTCGACATCATAAAAAACAGAGGCAAGGAATTGGAAGCTGCCTTGGAAAATATCACCGATACGTATATCGCCTACTGGAAAGAATTGAAAAAGACGGGTATAGACGGTTTTTTCTATGCGGGCATTTCGTGGGCGAGAACGGGATATATGACCGAAGACGAATGGGAAACGTATGTAAAAAAATACGATTTGAAATTCTTAAACGAAGTAAAAAAAGACGGAGGATTGATCATCTATCATACGTGCGGCATCAAAAGCAATCCTCAGAGATTTTCCGATTATCCGATCGATATTTTGCATTGGGATCAGGGCGGCAAAGATAATCCGTCCATAAAAGAGTCTCAAACGTTTTTGAAAAAAATCGTGCCGATGGGCGGTGTCGATGAAATGATTTTCGGAACCGGTGCCGAAAAAAAGATCGGTGAGCTTGCCGAAAAAGAAATACAAGACAATAAAGATATTCCGTTTATTTTAGCGCCCTATTGTTCCGTTTCAATACATACAAGCGATGCGGAACTGAGGGCATTCAGAAATAGTGTTAATGTATAAAAAAGGAGGAAAATTAACATGACAATGCCGGCAATAATAACATGCATCATTTTTGTTGTTGTTATAATTTTGCTCGTATGGCAACCGGTGCATCCGATTTTGATCGGTGCTGCAATTCCTGCCGTTTTAGCCGCCTTCAAGATAATAGACGGCGGTACGGCGTATGCGGAATTCGGAAATACGACGGTAGTATTTTTTATGGGACTCGTCGTGGTCGGGGAGGCGTTCTTTAAAACGGGACTGGCCGATTACATAGGCGGGAAAATAATCGGGCTCATCGGCAAAACCGAAAGGGGCTTGATACTCGGAACGTCGATCGTCGGCGGAGGGCTTTCCGCATTTTTGAACGACACGGGCACGACCGCCTGTTTAATGCCGATCGTCGGATCGATGGCGGAAAAAGCGAATGTACCTAAATCGAAATTGCTCATGGCGCTCGCATATGCGGCTTCGCTCGGCGGTACGATAACATTAATCGGAACGACTCCGCACATCGTCGCGAACGGTATGCTCAAAGATATGGGCTTGCGCGAGTTCGGTTTTTTCGAATATACGAAGATCGGCCTGCCGCTCCTCATCGTCGGCATGATTTACATGGCGCTTATCGGAACGAAACTGTTGCCGGTAAAAGATATAGAATCGAAAGAAGGCGAAAGAAAGAGCGAAAAAAATCCTGCTAAAATGATAACCGTCGCGCTCATCTTTTTGGCGGTCGTTATAGCGATGGCTACAAAGATCGTACCGATGCACATAGCAGGTGTTTTCGGAGCGCTGCTCGTCGTACTTACCGGCTGTATATCCGCTCAGGATGCGATCAAATCGTTCAGCGTCACGACCGTCTTTTTGGTCGGCGGAATTTTCCCGCTCAGCAAAGCTTTGGTTAAAACAGGAGCTGCAAAATACATCGTCGATCTGCTCAGTCCTGCGCTGCACGGTTTACCGCCGGTACTTTTAATAGCCGCCATATCGCTGATCATGCTTGTCGTCACCCAATTTTTGCTGAACTCGTCGGCAACGGTATTGATGCTGCCGATCGCCATATTGGTGTGTCAAGCGGCGAATATAAATCCTCTTGCGGGAGCGATGGCCGTTTCCGTTTGCGCTTCGGGTGTGTTTACGACTCCGTTCGGGACGGGACCGAACCTTTTGGTTTGGGAAGCCGGCGGATATACGATGAAAGACTATTTGAAATGCGGTGCGCCGCTTTTGATTTTATTTTGGATCGTTACGACCGCTTTGTGTTCAATCATTTATCTCTAAACGCGAATTAAAATAAAATAAGAGAGCGCCGATTACTGCGACCGTCGTATGCAATCGGCGCTTTTTTTATACGCCGCCGATCGAATGCGTCATGTCGAGCGCGTCATTCACATTTTCGCCGCGTTGTGGTATACTGAAAGCCTATGAATCGGGCAGTCAGCGCGTTTTTGGCAAAACATAATTTTATCCGTCACATCGATATCGACTCGGTGATCGATGCGCTTTTGTACGATATGAATTCCGGTCTTCACGGGCAAAAA
This Treponema socranskii subsp. buccale DNA region includes the following protein-coding sequences:
- a CDS encoding uroporphyrinogen decarboxylase family protein, which encodes MGLSKRQRLECVLHGELLDRPPVTAYRHFPKRERKPAELADIMLDWQKKYDWDIMKIHPSAVFMQEVWGDVFDYENYVQEIFPKKIARATSFDDLSVFDKKDMSNQTLKDHVEAARLIKEKSEEDIPTVHTLFTPLTVVTNVFECPFVRRHFPADRKDNKIFDIIKNRGKELEAALENITDTYIAYWKELKKTGIDGFFYAGISWARTGYMTEDEWETYVKKYDLKFLNEVKKDGGLIIYHTCGIKSNPQRFSDYPIDILHWDQGGKDNPSIKESQTFLKKIVPMGGVDEMIFGTGAEKKIGELAEKEIQDNKDIPFILAPYCSVSIHTSDAELRAFRNSVNV
- a CDS encoding SLC13 family permease translates to MTMPAIITCIIFVVVIILLVWQPVHPILIGAAIPAVLAAFKIIDGGTAYAEFGNTTVVFFMGLVVVGEAFFKTGLADYIGGKIIGLIGKTERGLILGTSIVGGGLSAFLNDTGTTACLMPIVGSMAEKANVPKSKLLMALAYAASLGGTITLIGTTPHIVANGMLKDMGLREFGFFEYTKIGLPLLIVGMIYMALIGTKLLPVKDIESKEGERKSEKNPAKMITVALIFLAVVIAMATKIVPMHIAGVFGALLVVLTGCISAQDAIKSFSVTTVFLVGGIFPLSKALVKTGAAKYIVDLLSPALHGLPPVLLIAAISLIMLVVTQFLLNSSATVLMLPIAILVCQAANINPLAGAMAVSVCASGVFTTPFGTGPNLLVWEAGGYTMKDYLKCGAPLLILFWIVTTALCSIIYL